The following are encoded together in the Candidatus Obscuribacterales bacterium genome:
- a CDS encoding energy-coupling factor transporter transmembrane component T, giving the protein ERWLSPLRRIGINPGQVSLVIAIAIRFIPVLLEQLQAIQEAQRARGCDRHPVRLLVPLLIRMLYLARDLTEALEARGYDPQDPAESSSLEKGDR; this is encoded by the coding sequence AGAACGCTGGCTTTCACCGCTGCGTCGCATTGGCATTAATCCAGGACAGGTCAGTTTAGTGATTGCCATCGCCATTCGGTTTATCCCTGTTTTACTGGAACAACTCCAGGCTATTCAAGAAGCCCAGCGAGCCCGAGGATGCGATCGCCATCCCGTTCGTCTCCTCGTACCTTTGCTGATCCGAATGCTGTATTTAGCTCGCGATCTTACCGAGGCTTTGGAAGCTAGGGGCTATGATCCTCAGGATCCCGCAGAATCATCCTCGCTTGAAAAGGGCGATCGCTAA
- a CDS encoding DUF2499 domain-containing protein yields MHALSIPTWIIHVSSVIEWIVAIWLIWVYSGVSQNPAWRYLAIAMLPLLVSAMCACTWHFFDNPLNLEWLVTLQAAMTVVGNSTVCAAAWWIWRSATLTTPPSS; encoded by the coding sequence ATGCACGCGCTTTCAATTCCCACCTGGATTATTCATGTTTCTAGTGTGATTGAGTGGATCGTCGCCATTTGGCTCATTTGGGTCTACAGCGGCGTTAGCCAAAATCCAGCTTGGCGCTATCTGGCGATCGCCATGTTGCCTCTGTTGGTGAGCGCGATGTGTGCCTGTACCTGGCACTTTTTTGATAATCCGCTAAATCTCGAATGGCTGGTGACGCTCCAGGCGGCCATGACGGTGGTGGGGAATTCAACGGTCTGCGCTGCGGCTTGGTGGATCTGGCGATCGGCAACGTTGACCACGCCGCCTAGTTCGTAA